In Sulfitobacter sp. LCG007, the sequence GAACCCCATCGAACATGACGGCACCTTCCCGCTGCCCGAGGCGCAGCTCGATCGTTTCCTGATGCATGTGGTGCTGGAACTGCCGGGCCTCGAGGACGAACGCCGGATCCTCGAACTGGTCGAGGGCGAGACGCGGGACGGAGCGGCCACGCCGGCCATGGCGATGTCGCCCGAAGAGCTGGGGGCGGCGCGGGCGGCGGTACGCGAGGTTCACCTGGCTCCGGAGCTGAAGGACTACATCGTCCGCCTGGTCGTGGCCACGCGCGACGAGACACTTGCGGGCGACATCGAACATGCGGCCTCTCCGCGCGGATCGCTGGCACTGGCGGCCGCGGCGCGGGCGCGGGCCTATCTCGAGGGGCGCGACTATGCCGTGCCCGATGATGTGGCGGCGCTGGCCGGTGACGCGCTGGCCCACCGCATGGGGCTGAGCTGGCGGGCCGTGGCCGAAGGAAAGACCGCGCGCGGCGTCATCGCGACGCTGCTCGACAGGGTCGAGCCGCTGTGACATCCGAGTGGCTTCCAGACGGGGCGACGATCCGGGCGCAGGGCCTGATCGCGCTGAGGCCGCTTGCCTTGTCGGCGACGCCGTCCCATGCGCTGGCCGCCCTGCCCGGAGGCTTCCCCACGCGACGCAAGGGGGCGGGGCTCGAGCCTGCCGATGTCCGCGAATATGTGCCGGGTGACGACATCCGCACCATGGACCGGGGTGCGACGGCGCGGACCGGAACGCTGCATGTCCGCCTGTTTCGCGAGGAACGCGACCGGGTGGCGTTGCTGGTGGCGGATTTCCGGCCGCAGATGTTCTGGGGCCTCAAACGCGCCTTCCGGTCGGTCGCCGCGGCCGAGATCCTGTCCCTGATCGGCTGGCAGGTCGTCGAATCCGGCGGCCGCGTGGGATTGCTGGCGG encodes:
- a CDS encoding AAA family ATPase — its product is MLQKRLSAQLVGHERLIERLLIALLTGGHLLVEGPPGLAKTRAVKALADMVSVSFARIQCTPDLMPADLTGTPVYDARDASFTFVRGPVFHNLVLVDEINRAPPKVQSALLEAMAERQVTAGNTTHALPDPFLVIATQNPIEHDGTFPLPEAQLDRFLMHVVLELPGLEDERRILELVEGETRDGAATPAMAMSPEELGAARAAVREVHLAPELKDYIVRLVVATRDETLAGDIEHAASPRGSLALAAAARARAYLEGRDYAVPDDVAALAGDALAHRMGLSWRAVAEGKTARGVIATLLDRVEPL